The Apium graveolens cultivar Ventura chromosome 11, ASM990537v1, whole genome shotgun sequence genome has a window encoding:
- the LOC141696551 gene encoding pentatricopeptide repeat-containing protein At4g19191, mitochondrial-like yields MIKNCLNPNENSYFCVLKCCLELCDVENYKKIHGHVVKLGFHSFEFVNRVVDYSGSWNACDVTEEMTNGGVEFWNFLIFEACKRCEFKESFRVFGRMRVRGVWPNSVTIVNLLRGACDMMSLEVGRMVHCVVNVSGLSDDLAVNTALLSFYSKVGCLEVARLLFDRMPGKDCVVWNLMISGYSRNGCAVESLELLLGMVRSRIRADLFTALAAISAIAEVKSLERGKEMHGHVIRNGLGYQVSVHNSLIDMYCKCGGLASARKVFDLVTNKTEISWSTMIKGFVSHEQFVDAVSFFGEMQLEGYKIDFISMVNILPAFVSQGALEQVKYLHGYSTKCGLTSFPSVTTAFLASYAKCGCIEMAQKLFDEDEFTHKDVIAWNSMISAYSKHGNWFQCFNMYVQLKRTNLKPDQVTFLSVLTACVNSGSVNEGWECFKEMTERYGCRPKEEHYACMVDLLGRAGRIKEALQLINCMPFKPDARVWGALLSACKLHPDMKVAELAAERLITMEPKNAGNYILLSNIYAAAGKWDEVARMRVFLRDKGLKKTPGCSWLDINGKNHEFRVADQSHPQSHDIYTILRSLELEIKIIMKSESSGNCFIDNI; encoded by the coding sequence ATGATCAAGAATTGTTTAAACCCTAATGAAAATTCTTACTTTTGTGTGTTGAAGTGTTGTTTGGAGCTTTGTGATGttgaaaattataaaaagatTCATGGGCATGTTGTAAAACTTGGGTTTCATAGTTTTGAGTTTGTGAATAGGGTTGTTGATTATAGTGGTTCTTGGAATGCATGTGATGTGACTGAGGAAATGACTAATGGGGGAGTTGAGTTTTggaattttttgatttttgagGCGTGTAAGAGGTGTGAGTTTAAGGAGAGTTTTCGGGTTTTTGGGAGGATGAGAGTGAGAGGGGTTTGGCCTAATTCGGTTACGATTGTGAATTTGTTGAGAGGGGCTTGTGATATGATGTCGTTGGAAGTTGGGAGAATGGTGCATTGTGTGGTTAATGTGAGTGGTTTGAGTGATGATTTGGCAGTGAATACTGCGTTGCTTAGTTTTTATTCCAAGGTGGGGTGTTTGGAGGTTGCGAGATTGTTGTTTGATCGAATGCCTGGAAAGGATTGTGTTGTGTGGAATTTGATGATTTCAGGGTATTCGCGGAATGGGTGTGCTGTAGAATCGTTGGAGCTTTTATTGGGAATGGTGAGATCGAGGATTAGAGCTGACTTGTTTACAGCATTGGCTGCTATTTCTGCTATTGCGGAAGTGAAGTCTCTTGAGAGAGGTAAGGAAATGCACGGTCATGTGATACGAAATGGTTTAGGCTATCAGGTGTCTGTGCATAACTCCCTCATTGACATGTACTGCAAATGTGGTGGTTTGGCTAGTGCCAGAAAGGTATTTGATTTAGTTACAAACAAGACTGAAATCTCATGGAGTACGATGATTAAAGGATTTGTTAGCCATGAGCAGTTTGTTGACGCTGTGTCTTTCTTTGGAGAGATGCAATTGGAGGGCTATAAAATTGATTTCATATCGATGGTTAACATCTTGCCTGCTTTTGTTAGTCAAGGGGCATTAGAACAAGTAAAGTACTTACATGGATATTCAACAAAATGCGGATTAACTTCATTTCCCTCTGTGACTACAGCCTTTCTTGCAAGTTATGCTAAATGTGGATGTATAGAAATGGCACAGAAGCTATTTGACGAAGATGAATTTACTCATAAAGATGTAATAGCCTGGAATTCTATGATTAGTGCGTATTCTAAGCATGGGAATTGGTTTCAATGTTTTAATATGTATGTACAATTGAAGCGTACAAACTTGAAGCCAGATCAAGTTACGTTTCTCAGTGTCTTGACGGCTTGTGTTAATTCTGGTTCTGTAAATGAAGGATGGGAGTGTTTCAAAGAAATGACTGAGAGGTATGGTTGCCGACCTAAAGAGGAACACTATGCTTGTATGGTAGATCTTCTAGGTCGAGCTGGACGAATTAAAGAAGCATTGCAGCTCATAAATTGTATGCCGTTTAAGCCAGATGCTCGCGTGTGGGGGGCTTTGTTGAGTGCTTGTAAGTTACACCCTGACATGAAAGTGGCTGAGTTGGCAGCTGAGAGGCTAATAACAATGGAACCAAAAAATGCTGGGAACTACATATTACTATCCAATATATATGCTGCAGCTGGGAAATGGGATGAAGTAGCAAGAATGAGGGTTTTTCTCAGAGATAAGGGACTAAAGAAAACGCCTGGTTGTAGTTGGCTGGACATTAATGGAAAAAATCATGAATTTCGTGTTGCTGATCAGTCTCATCCACAGTCACATGATATTTATACCATTTTAAGAAGTCTAGAACTTGAAATCAAGATAATTATGAAGAGTGAAAGTTCGGGAAATTGTTTTATTGACAACATATAA
- the LOC141695117 gene encoding uncharacterized protein LOC141695117: MSCTDTGGPVDDECLRFLLHKNCAESPPRLEKPLLESCAEFPKILLSAEVPKTRNDILLNKFFEYIISMISVTRQQTTSGQHHFKFISLHPTPVKPTVWQRYMHHTHQLKDVCAICGIKWKWFSYCHPNGKFFVCLKCAICLFPSVEDTKIHHPAHTQHPLALIQNLSSFKCYACKVEDNIKDLSYICAICQFWIHKSCADAPSSFLFQFHDKHPLILKFSLPKAYHKFAQYCRLCHETLNRLNWLYYCSKCRFFVHFQCARSNLMLISSSENDIYPDLVHLPATDGSSLLEKFVKVMMSTLDGNNNSSSSGTTNHIKDWAHDEHHLQLITINELHNQNDIDQTLLLCDGCVKPIRTDGEQFYGCVSCKYFLHKVCAELPKEMEHHLWPGMKLFAFKFSERENIVCNVCGDICNGIIFSNCSMPLHSSDVKLHIECAMLPKMIKHEAHHHQLVQHHTTNYDCKACGKNNTQCKHGCENCDFYVCGGCLMKAATLKHRWDPHPLCLIYDSSMVMDHEHDFNCELCSEDIDTNYWFYHCNDCDLTFHQLCANTNTFTQRQIISHNEHPLIFSPCLPRVYHNIDRFCGICRQLMNLFEWIYYCSRCSFFSHFDCVQNENQILSFHTG; encoded by the exons TGGTCCTGTGGATGATGAATGTCTTCGATTCTTACTCCACAAAAACTGTGCAGAATCACCCCCGAGACTCGAAAAACCACTACTTGAAAGCTGTGCAGAATTTCCCAAAATACTATTAAGTGCTGAAGTTCCCAAAACACGTAATGATATCCTTCTCAACAAGTTTTTTGAATATATTATTAGTATGATATCCGTGACTCGCCAGCAGACCACCAGTGGCCAGCACCACTTTAAATTTATTTCCCTCCATCCCACACCTGTCAAACCAACTGTGTGGCAGCGGTACATGCATCATACACACCAATTGAAGGATGTGTGTGCCATCTGCGGCATAAAATGGAAATGGTTTTCGTACTGTCATCCTAATGGAAAATTCTTTGTTTGCCTCAAATGTGCTATTTGCCTATTTCCGTCCGTAGAGGACACGAAGATTCACCATCCAGCTCACACTCAACACCCATTAGCCTTGATCCAGAATCTATCCTCATTCAAATGTTATGCTTGCAAAGTCGAGGATAACATCAAAGACTTGTCTTATATATGCGCCATATGTCAGTTTTGGATTCACAAGAGTTGCGCGGATGCTCCTTCTTCTTTCTTATTCCAGTTTCATGATAAACACCCTCTTATCCTCAAATTTTCTCTTCCAAAAGCCTATCACAAATTTGCTCAGTATTGCCGACTCTGTCATGAAACACTGAATCGATTAAATTGGCTATACTATTGTTCAAAATGTCGATTTTTTGTCCATTTTCAATGTGCTAGATCAAATCTAATGCTGATCAG CTCTAGTGAAAATGATATATATCCGGATTTGGTGCACCTCCCGGCTACTGATGGATCATCATTACTTGAAAAATTTGTCAAGGTTATGATGAGCACACTGGACGGTAATAACAACAGTAGTTCATCAGGCACAACAAATCATATTAAGGATTGGGCTCATGATGAACATCATCTACAACTGATAACTATTAATGAGCTGCATAATCAGAACGATATTGATCAAACATTATTGTTATGTGATGGTTGTGTCAAGCCAATCCGGACTGATGGCGAGCAATTTTATGGTTGTGTAAGTTGTAAATactttcttcacaaagtctgtGCAGAGTTGCCCAAAGAGATGGAGCACCACCTATGGCCAGGAATGAAGCTTTTTGCATTTAAGTTCAGTGAACGAGAAAATATCGTTTGTAATGTTTGTGGAGATATCTGCAACGGTATAATCTTCAGCAACTGCAGCATGCCTCTACATTCATCAGATGTAAAACTTCATATCGAATGTGCCATGCTACCAAAAATGATCAAACACGAAGCTCACCATCACCAACTTGTTCAACATCACACAACTAATTACGATTGCAAAGCCTGTGGAAAAAATAATACTCAATGTAAACACGGCTGTGAAAATTGCGATTTCTATGTATGTGGAGGATGTCTGATGAAGGCAGCAACACTTAAACACCGGTGGGATCCTCACCCCCTTTGTTTGATATATGATTCTAGTATGGTGATGGATCATGAGCACGACTTCAACTGCGAGCTTTGCTCTGAGGATATCGACACAAACTATTGGTTCTATCATTGCAATGATTGTGATCTTACATTTCACCAGCTTTGTGCTAATACTAATACCTTCACCCAACGCCAAATTATTAGCCACAATGAACACCCTCTTATCTTTTCTCCTTGTCTGCCAAGAGTTTATCACAACATTGATCGGTTTTGCGGAATCTGCAGACAGTTAATGAATTTATTCGAATGGATTTACTATTGTTCCCGGTGCAGCTTTTTCTCCCATTTTGACTGTGTTCAAAATGAGAATCAAATTTTGAG CTTTCACACAGGTTGA